The Longimicrobiaceae bacterium region AGCCTTTCGGCCCCCGTGATCAACCCGGTCTTCCGTCCTGGAACCTGCCGCACGCGCGCAACACTTCGAGATTTCGGCGCGAATGCAGATGTCTATCGGTCATGCAGAGGATGCGCGAGATGCGAAGCGCCCCGACCGCTCTGATGCGCATGATCGTCAGGTGGATGCTCCGCACGCCTACCGACGTCTGGAGGCCGCAGTTCGGCGGATGCGAGGTACGGCACGGGAGCGGCGCAACGATCACTAGCAGCGAGTTCGATAGATGCGGAGCGGCGAGCCTCATCCCACAAACCGCGCTTTTGTTGCGGGGGCGCATCACGCGACCACGTGGTCAGCAAAGATGCGGAGGCGACGATAATCGGCAGAAGTTTTTGATGTATCGATAGTTACGCAATCGTAGCGAAGCGGCGGGTCGGGCGATTGGTTGGCGTACGCAGCTTGCTTTTCGCTGTGGCGCCGCGGACGACGCGGCGCTCCGCAGTGCAGCATCCCCACCAAGGCCGGACCATGCCCGCAATCGCACCGCCCGCCCCGCCCGCGACACCCGCCGCGCCGGTCCCGCACCCGCAGCTCCTGGACGCCCTCGCCGCCGAGGACGCGCTGCGCGACCTGGCCGCACGGCTGGCGCTGGCCGCGTCGCGCGTGCACCCGGCCCCCGCCGCGCTCGACGCGCTGACCCGCCTGGCGCCAGACGACGCGGTGCGGTGGCTGCTGGCCTGCGGGCGCTCGCTGCGCAACGTGCTGCCGGCGGACGCGCGGGCCCGCGCCCTCGCCACGCTGGCGGCCGAGGCGCGCAACGGCGGCGACCCCGCGCTCGCCCACGGCGTCCGCGCGCTCGCCATCGCGCACCCGGACGCGGTGGCGCCGGACACGCTCGTCGCTCTTGCCGAGTGCTTCCCGCCGGAGCGCGTGCCGGAGCTGCTGGGCTCGCTGGTGGATCGCGCGCTCGGCCGCCACCCGGAGCACGCGGGCCTGCTCTCCGTGGCCGCGGACGTCGCGATCCGGCACGGAGACGCACCCCGCGCGCACTCGCTGCTGGACCGCGCGGGCCTGGCCGATCCGTCGCCCGCGTCGGTGCAGCGCGTCCGCGCGCGGCGGGCGGGGCTGCCCGATCCGCCGGGGGTGCGCGCGCGCGTCGCCCTGATGGGCTCGTTCACGCTGGACCCGCTGGTGCCGTTCCTGGACCTGGAGTGCCGCGCCGCGGGCATGGTGCCGTCGTTCCACCTCGCGCCCTTCGGCGCGTGGGAGCGCGAGGCGCGCGACCCCGCCTCCGCCACGGCCGAGTTCGCGCCCGACGCCGTCTTCCTCGCCGCCGCGCTGGACGACCTCGTCCCCGATCTCGCCGGCTCGCCATCTCCCGGCGCGCTTCACGGGGCCGGCGAGGAAGCCGTCGGCCGCGTCGTCTCTGCCGCGCAGGCGTTTCGCGCATCATCCTCCGCCGCGCTGGTCGTGTTCGGCTTCCACACGGCGTTCGCGGACCCGCTTGGCCCCGCGGGCTCCGGCGCCGGCTCGCGCGCCGCGTGGGTCGCGGACCTGAACGCGCGCCTGGCCGAGAGCCTGGCCGAAGTCGCGGACACGTGGATGCTGGACGTGGGCGACGTGCTCGCCCGGCGCGGCGGCGGCGCGGCGGACGACCCGCGGCTGCGGCACATGGCGCGAATGCGCATCCCCCCCGCGGCCCTCGGCGCGCTCGCCCGCGCGTGCGCCGGGTACGTGGCGCCCTTGCGCGGCCTCACGCGCAAGTGCATCGCGGTCGACCTGGACAACACGCTCTGGGGTGGGCTGGCGGGTGAGGACGGCGTCGCGGGGATCCGCCTGGGCGACACGGCGCCGGGGAGCGAGCACGTGGAGCTTCAGCGCTGGCTCAAGTCGATGGCCGACCGCGGCTTCCTGCTCGCCGCCGTCTCCAAGAACAACGAGGCCGACGCGCTGGAGGTGATCCGCGGGCACGACGCCATGGTGCTGCGCGAGGGCGACTTCGCCGCGCGGCGCATCAACTGGCTGCCCAAGCACGAGAACATCGCCGCCATCGCGGAGGAGCTGGGGATCGGCCTGGACTCCGTCGTCTTCGTGGACGACAGCCGCGAGGAGCGCGACTTGGTGCGCCGCATGCTGCCGCAGGTGCTCACGCCCGAGCTCCCTGCGGACGCCGCCCGCTTCCGCGCGGCGCTGGAGACGCTGCCGCAGCTCCAGCAGCTTCGCGTGACCGACGCGGACCGCGCGCGCGGCGGACAGTACCGCGTCCGCGTGGAGCGCGAGCAGGCGAAGGCGGCCTCCGGCGGCTCGCTGGGCGACTTCCTCCACTCGCTGGAGCTGGTCGTCCAGGTCGCCCCCGCCGCGCCGGCGACGCTCTCCCGCGTGCACCAGCTCTTCCAGCGCACCAACCAGTTCAACCTCACCACGCGCCGCCACGACCTGGCGCACCTTGCCGCCGCCGCGAACGACCATTCGCGCCGCCTCTTCGCCCTGCGCGCGCACGACCGGCTCAGCGACCACGGCCTGGTCGGCGCCGCGCTCGTGGAGATGGATGGAAGCCGGTGGCGCGTGGAGAGCCTCGTCCTGAGCTGCCGCGTGATCGGCTACGGCGTGGAGACGGCGTTCGTCGCCGCGCTCGCCTCCGCCGCGCGCGAGGCGGGCGCATCTACGCTCGAAGGCGAGATGGTGCCCACGGAGAAGAACCACCCGGCGCGCGACTGCTGGGCGCGCCACGGCTTCGCACATCGCGAGACGGCCGACGGCGTGGAGACGTGGGAGCGCGCGCTGGACGACGGCGGGCCCGCGGCGCCGGAGTGGGTGCGCCTGGAGGTGGCCGATGCGTCCTGAGCTCCTGGTGAGCCGCGTCTTCTCCCTCCCGGCGCAGCGGGTGGACGACGACACGTCCAACACCACCGTCGCCACGTGGGACTCGCTGGCGCACATCAACCTGCTGCTGGAGATGGAGACGATATACGGCGTCACCTTCAGCATCGACGAGGCGCTGAAGATGACCAGCGTCGGCTCCATCAAGCACGTGCTCGCCGAACGGGGGATCGCGTGGTGAGCACCGCCGCACATCGGCCGGTAGATGCCGTCCCGCCGAAGCACGCCTCGGCAGATCCCGCATCTCCATCTCACGGCCCCGCATCCGTCCCGCCCGGCTCCGCATCTCCCGAAGCAGTCGCGATGACGGGCGTGGTGCGAGCGGGTCCGGAGCACGCGGAGACGCTGGCGGAGTTCTACCGCGCCACGTGGGATGCGTCCGCCACCGCCGCCGGCGTCCGCGCCGCCCGCCGCGACGCCGCGGACCGCAACACGTCCGAGCCCGGCCGCGAGCCGCCGACCTTCCTCTTCCTCCTGGGCGGCCGGCCGGTCGGCCACGTCACCACCCTGCCGCTGCGCCTGTGGACGGCGGAGGGGACCACGCGCGGCTACTGGATGAAGGGGCTGATGGTTGCGCCCGAGCACCGCAACGGGCCCGTCGGCTTCCTGCTGCTGCGCGAGGCGGTGAAGGACCTGGG contains the following coding sequences:
- a CDS encoding HAD-IIIC family phosphatase, with protein sequence MPAIAPPAPPATPAAPVPHPQLLDALAAEDALRDLAARLALAASRVHPAPAALDALTRLAPDDAVRWLLACGRSLRNVLPADARARALATLAAEARNGGDPALAHGVRALAIAHPDAVAPDTLVALAECFPPERVPELLGSLVDRALGRHPEHAGLLSVAADVAIRHGDAPRAHSLLDRAGLADPSPASVQRVRARRAGLPDPPGVRARVALMGSFTLDPLVPFLDLECRAAGMVPSFHLAPFGAWEREARDPASATAEFAPDAVFLAAALDDLVPDLAGSPSPGALHGAGEEAVGRVVSAAQAFRASSSAALVVFGFHTAFADPLGPAGSGAGSRAAWVADLNARLAESLAEVADTWMLDVGDVLARRGGGAADDPRLRHMARMRIPPAALGALARACAGYVAPLRGLTRKCIAVDLDNTLWGGLAGEDGVAGIRLGDTAPGSEHVELQRWLKSMADRGFLLAAVSKNNEADALEVIRGHDAMVLREGDFAARRINWLPKHENIAAIAEELGIGLDSVVFVDDSREERDLVRRMLPQVLTPELPADAARFRAALETLPQLQQLRVTDADRARGGQYRVRVEREQAKAASGGSLGDFLHSLELVVQVAPAAPATLSRVHQLFQRTNQFNLTTRRHDLAHLAAAANDHSRRLFALRAHDRLSDHGLVGAALVEMDGSRWRVESLVLSCRVIGYGVETAFVAALASAAREAGASTLEGEMVPTEKNHPARDCWARHGFAHRETADGVETWERALDDGGPAAPEWVRLEVADAS
- a CDS encoding acyl carrier protein, which codes for MRPELLVSRVFSLPAQRVDDDTSNTTVATWDSLAHINLLLEMETIYGVTFSIDEALKMTSVGSIKHVLAERGIAW